From Solwaraspora sp. WMMD1047, the proteins below share one genomic window:
- a CDS encoding cellulose binding domain-containing protein, with product MRGISSIVASRGLLSGLLAAVVLPVAVFGSVLVAVPGAGAGPTAWSATKPPPPTPTPPAPPPPTSPPTPTPSPTGSDRPTTPTNLAVVAVRSNSVTLSWTASTPGCCPLLGYDVGVWRAFNDVISLSHVGDVTTVVFTSGIRPASQYTIQVYARDVDGRTSSASNSVLVMTPATDTGPDTTPPQTPADLAARDVTGSSAELTWSAATDDVGVTGYQVYRFDGWYTSTLLATVTGTSHRVDLVLSRRNIFYVRAVDAAGNLSIATPTITLEATATPTPAPPTCQVSYAVQAQWRGGFIAEVTIHNLESAPVDGWTLTFAYSDGQRVRTAWNTRHAQSGATVTARDLRWNRTIPAGGSVSFGILGTWRGGNAPPAGFTLNDKPCATG from the coding sequence ATGCGGGGAATCAGCTCCATAGTGGCGAGTCGTGGTTTGTTGTCGGGCCTGCTGGCCGCCGTCGTGCTACCGGTCGCGGTGTTCGGCTCGGTGCTGGTGGCCGTACCCGGTGCCGGAGCCGGACCGACGGCGTGGTCCGCCACGAAACCACCGCCACCGACTCCGACACCACCGGCCCCGCCGCCGCCGACGTCACCGCCGACGCCCACGCCGAGCCCGACGGGCAGCGACCGGCCCACCACTCCTACCAACCTGGCCGTCGTCGCCGTCCGATCCAACTCGGTCACGCTGAGCTGGACCGCCTCGACACCCGGCTGCTGCCCCCTCCTCGGATACGACGTCGGCGTCTGGCGGGCGTTCAACGACGTCATCAGCCTGAGCCACGTCGGCGACGTCACCACCGTCGTTTTCACCAGCGGCATCCGACCGGCCTCGCAGTACACCATCCAGGTGTACGCCCGGGATGTCGACGGCCGGACCTCGTCCGCGTCGAACTCGGTCCTGGTCATGACCCCCGCCACCGACACCGGGCCGGACACCACCCCGCCGCAGACACCCGCCGACCTGGCGGCCCGCGACGTCACCGGGTCGAGCGCCGAACTGACCTGGTCGGCGGCGACCGACGACGTGGGCGTAACCGGATACCAGGTGTACCGGTTCGACGGCTGGTACACCTCGACCCTGCTGGCCACGGTGACCGGCACCAGCCACCGCGTCGACCTGGTGCTGTCCCGAAGAAACATCTTCTACGTGCGGGCCGTGGACGCGGCCGGCAACCTCTCGATCGCCACCCCGACCATCACCCTCGAGGCAACGGCCACGCCCACCCCGGCGCCCCCGACCTGCCAGGTCAGCTACGCCGTGCAGGCGCAGTGGAGGGGTGGGTTCATCGCCGAGGTGACCATCCACAACCTCGAATCCGCGCCGGTCGACGGCTGGACCCTGACCTTTGCCTACTCCGACGGCCAGCGCGTCCGGACCGCCTGGAACACCCGGCACGCCCAGTCGGGCGCCACCGTCACCGCCCGCGACCTGCGCTGGAACCGGACCATCCCGGCCGGCGGCAGCGTCTCGTTCGGCATTCTCGGCACCTGGAGGGGCGGCAACGCGCCACCGGCCGGCTTCACCCTCAACGACAAGCCCTGCGCCACGGGCTGA
- a CDS encoding cellulose binding domain-containing protein, producing MPGERSTQVRRRLMSVLLAAVLPAAGLAVLLTGVGAGPATIAAHALPVAPALMTGTPSTTPYPPTAPTNLTATAVTSRSVTLTWTASTRGCCTIVGYDIISFRAFYDVGSTASVGDVTTATITADILPATQYQFTVVAKDFQGRRSALSNEVTVVTPLTDTGPDTTPPPAPTNLTASDATPTETVLTWSPPADVADVTGYQVYRFDGVFVSTLLATVTGTSHPVTLTNGRNNFYVRARDAAGNVSIATNTLRLPGSGPTEPPPTPPPTTPAVDPVSCRITYTTQAQWAGGFVAGLTVHNTGTAPISGWLLTFAYPDDQRISSVWNATHAQSGEAVTLRDVGWNGVIPAGGSVSFGLLGTWTGANRAPTGFMVNDSVCTG from the coding sequence ATGCCAGGCGAGAGGTCCACTCAGGTACGTCGGCGACTGATGTCGGTGCTGCTGGCGGCGGTCCTTCCGGCGGCAGGACTCGCCGTCCTGTTGACCGGGGTCGGCGCCGGACCTGCGACCATCGCCGCCCACGCGTTGCCCGTGGCTCCGGCGCTCATGACGGGCACCCCGAGCACCACCCCGTACCCGCCAACCGCACCCACGAACCTGACCGCGACGGCCGTCACCAGCCGCTCGGTGACGCTCACCTGGACCGCCTCGACCCGCGGCTGCTGCACCATCGTCGGCTACGACATCATCTCCTTCCGGGCCTTCTACGACGTCGGCTCGACGGCCAGCGTCGGCGACGTCACCACCGCCACCATCACCGCCGACATCCTGCCGGCCACCCAGTACCAGTTCACGGTCGTCGCCAAGGACTTCCAGGGCCGCCGCTCGGCGCTGTCGAACGAGGTCACCGTCGTCACCCCGCTTACCGACACCGGCCCGGACACCACCCCGCCACCGGCGCCGACGAACCTGACCGCCTCGGACGCGACACCGACCGAGACCGTGCTCACCTGGTCACCGCCCGCCGACGTCGCGGACGTGACCGGATACCAGGTGTACCGGTTCGACGGGGTGTTCGTCTCCACCCTGCTCGCCACCGTGACCGGCACCAGCCACCCGGTGACCCTGACGAACGGCCGCAACAACTTCTACGTCCGGGCCCGGGACGCGGCCGGCAACGTCTCCATCGCCACCAACACGCTGCGCCTGCCGGGCTCGGGTCCGACCGAGCCCCCACCGACACCGCCGCCGACCACTCCGGCGGTGGACCCGGTCTCCTGCCGGATCACCTACACCACGCAGGCGCAGTGGGCCGGCGGCTTCGTGGCCGGGCTGACCGTCCACAACACCGGGACCGCCCCCATCAGCGGCTGGCTGCTCACCTTCGCCTACCCCGACGACCAGCGGATCAGCTCGGTGTGGAACGCGACGCACGCCCAGTCGGGCGAGGCGGTGACACTGCGCGACGTCGGCTGGAACGGGGTCATCCCGGCGGGCGGCAGCGTCTCGTTCGGCCTGCTCGGCACCTGGACCGGCGCCAACCGCGCACCCACCGGCTTCATGGTGAACGACTCGGTGTGCACCGGATAG
- a CDS encoding DUF1349 domain-containing protein, which produces MPPELDVPGLPFPLTAEFTSTFDAGVLLLWGDERQWGKLCFERSPAGEPMIVSVICRGVADDANAFVVGGRSVWLRVSRIDRAYAYHASVDGKTWQLVRYFHLDDLTEGHRIGFEGQSPIGDGCAVTFAEISFVPDRLAELRDGS; this is translated from the coding sequence ATGCCTCCCGAGCTGGATGTTCCCGGCCTGCCATTCCCGCTCACCGCCGAGTTCACCTCGACCTTCGACGCCGGGGTGCTGCTGCTCTGGGGCGACGAGCGGCAGTGGGGCAAGCTCTGCTTCGAGCGCTCCCCCGCCGGCGAGCCCATGATCGTCTCGGTGATCTGTCGGGGCGTCGCGGACGACGCGAACGCCTTCGTCGTCGGCGGGCGGTCGGTGTGGCTGCGGGTCAGCCGGATCGACCGGGCGTACGCCTACCACGCCTCGGTCGACGGGAAGACCTGGCAACTGGTCCGCTACTTCCACCTCGACGACCTCACCGAGGGGCACCGGATCGGCTTCGAGGGGCAGTCACCGATCGGCGACGGCTGCGCCGTCACCTTTGCCGAGATCTCGTTCGTCCCGGACCGTCTCGCGGAGCTACGCGACGGTTCGTGA
- a CDS encoding GNAT family N-acetyltransferase — protein sequence MTGFELLTAADIPLMQGLAQRVTALRPDQISAGASYGELAWVWGQGCALYGATWPRRLWFSGPDLVAWGWAFLPRQVRRTDGPVTAVTGASLSYQVHPDHLELVDEVIDWYDQVAAGLERTASPTSAEEVALRRWAAHGYLPDQATLGDAGDWTQLNERDLTEVEQPALPAGFRFRTADEAGPEAAVRAHVDAWTGSTYSARSYSDVRRTAAYRGDLHLLVQAPDGTMASSTIMWLDQANRTVEFEPVGTHPDYRRRGLARALMLRGMRLARAVGATHATVVCLGAPAHPAARGLYHGLGFRELSRDAPLIKPATAG from the coding sequence ATGACGGGCTTCGAGCTCCTGACCGCCGCGGACATCCCGCTCATGCAGGGTCTGGCGCAGCGGGTCACCGCCCTCCGCCCGGACCAGATCAGCGCTGGCGCCTCGTACGGGGAACTGGCCTGGGTCTGGGGCCAGGGCTGCGCTCTCTACGGCGCGACCTGGCCGCGTCGGCTGTGGTTCTCCGGCCCCGATCTGGTCGCCTGGGGCTGGGCCTTCCTGCCGCGCCAGGTGCGGCGCACCGACGGACCGGTCACGGCCGTCACCGGCGCCTCGCTGAGTTACCAGGTCCATCCCGACCACCTCGAACTGGTCGACGAGGTGATCGACTGGTACGACCAGGTGGCGGCCGGTCTCGAACGCACCGCGTCGCCGACGTCCGCCGAGGAGGTCGCGCTGCGGCGGTGGGCGGCGCACGGCTACCTGCCCGACCAGGCGACGCTCGGCGACGCCGGCGACTGGACCCAGCTCAACGAGCGGGACCTCACCGAGGTGGAACAGCCGGCGCTGCCGGCCGGGTTCCGGTTCCGCACCGCCGACGAGGCCGGACCGGAGGCCGCGGTCCGGGCGCATGTGGACGCCTGGACCGGCTCGACGTACTCGGCCCGGAGCTACTCCGACGTCCGGCGGACGGCGGCCTACCGCGGGGATCTGCACCTCCTGGTGCAGGCGCCGGACGGCACGATGGCGTCCTCCACCATCATGTGGCTCGACCAGGCGAACCGGACCGTCGAGTTCGAGCCGGTCGGCACCCATCCGGACTACCGGCGGCGCGGGCTGGCCAGGGCGCTGATGTTGCGGGGGATGCGGCTGGCGCGGGCGGTTGGGGCCACCCACGCGACGGTCGTCTGCCTGGGCGCGCCGGCGCACCCGGCGGCCCGCGGGTTGTACCACGGCCTCGGGTTTCGGGAACTGTCGCGGGACGCACCGCTGATCAAGCCCGCGACCGCGGGCTAG
- a CDS encoding MarR family transcriptional regulator: protein MTTSPLVPAQADAWAAFQRMRVRLTGAIGRDLARATGLSEADFEILVAVDEQADGLVRSLALRCGLEWEKSRLSHQLRRMETRGLLVRETCEEDGRGAVVRLTEQGRRLAGEARRHYDEAVHRHVVQALTDDQLAALHQISDALLRHVAAAPHRRPGG, encoded by the coding sequence ATGACGACCAGCCCGCTCGTCCCGGCCCAGGCTGACGCCTGGGCCGCCTTCCAGCGGATGCGGGTCCGGTTGACCGGCGCGATCGGCCGCGACCTCGCCCGGGCCACCGGCCTGTCGGAGGCCGATTTCGAGATCCTGGTCGCCGTCGACGAACAGGCCGACGGCCTGGTCCGGTCCCTGGCCCTGCGCTGCGGCCTGGAGTGGGAGAAGAGCCGGCTCTCCCACCAACTGCGCCGGATGGAGACCCGCGGCCTGCTGGTCCGCGAGACCTGCGAGGAGGACGGCCGGGGTGCGGTGGTCCGCCTCACCGAGCAGGGCCGCCGGCTGGCCGGCGAGGCCCGCCGGCACTACGACGAGGCCGTACACCGGCACGTGGTGCAGGCCCTCACCGATGACCAGTTGGCCGCACTGCACCAGATCTCCGACGCCCTCCTGCGGCACGTGGCCGCGGCACCGCACCGCCGACCCGGCGGTTGA
- a CDS encoding cellulose binding domain-containing protein: MAGRRLVPALLAAVVGPVAVFGSVLVAVPGAGTGPAAWAAQPPAATAEPSPTPTPTPGDPPGAPTNLVATEVRTDSVTISWTPATPGCCPIAEYHLSVLPAFSDVITPYRLGGDATSLTFRAWPTSEFRISLSARDTQGTYSPGATLRVVTPATDTGPDTTPPQAPTDLAARDASGWGAELTWSAATDDVGVTGYQVYWFDGWYTSRLLATVTGTSHRVSLAPGRNLFYVRAVDAAGNVSLATPTISFTGTGPQTPTPSTTPVQRTCHVDYAVSAQWRGGFIAEVTVHNVGAAPVDGWTLAFDLTDGQRVRSAWNARYTQSGATVTARDLRWNRLIPAGGSVSFGIMASWTGGNAPPTGFTLNGGACATG; this comes from the coding sequence GTGGCTGGTCGTCGACTGGTGCCGGCGCTGCTGGCCGCGGTCGTCGGGCCGGTCGCGGTCTTCGGATCGGTGCTGGTGGCCGTACCCGGCGCGGGCACCGGACCGGCGGCGTGGGCCGCACAGCCGCCGGCGGCCACCGCCGAGCCGAGCCCGACGCCGACACCGACGCCTGGCGACCCGCCGGGCGCCCCGACCAATCTGGTCGCCACCGAGGTCCGGACCGACTCGGTGACGATCAGCTGGACCCCCGCGACTCCCGGCTGCTGCCCCATCGCGGAATACCACCTCAGCGTCCTGCCGGCCTTCAGCGACGTCATCACCCCGTACCGGCTCGGCGGCGACGCAACCAGCCTCACCTTCCGGGCCTGGCCCACCTCCGAGTTCCGCATCTCGCTGTCGGCACGCGACACCCAGGGGACCTACTCCCCCGGCGCGACGCTGCGCGTGGTCACGCCCGCCACCGACACCGGCCCGGACACCACCCCGCCGCAGGCGCCCACCGACCTGGCCGCCCGCGACGCAAGCGGGTGGGGCGCCGAGCTGACCTGGTCGGCGGCGACCGACGACGTGGGCGTGACCGGCTACCAGGTGTACTGGTTCGACGGCTGGTACACCTCCAGGCTGCTGGCCACCGTGACCGGGACCAGCCACCGGGTCAGCCTGGCGCCGGGCCGCAACCTGTTCTACGTCCGCGCCGTGGACGCGGCCGGCAACGTCTCGCTCGCCACTCCGACGATCAGCTTCACCGGCACCGGACCGCAGACCCCGACCCCCTCGACGACCCCGGTGCAGCGGACCTGCCACGTCGACTACGCCGTCTCGGCGCAGTGGCGCGGCGGGTTCATCGCCGAGGTGACAGTCCACAACGTCGGAGCCGCGCCGGTGGACGGCTGGACGCTCGCCTTCGACCTCACCGACGGCCAGCGTGTCAGGTCGGCCTGGAACGCCCGGTACACCCAGTCCGGCGCCACGGTCACGGCCCGGGACCTGCGCTGGAACCGGCTCATCCCGGCCGGTGGCAGCGTCTCGTTCGGCATCATGGCCTCCTGGACCGGCGGCAACGCACCGCCGACCGGGTTCACCCTCAACGGCGGGGCCTGCGCGACCGGCTGA
- a CDS encoding VOC family protein — protein MTARIRHIDVDCAEPYQLAGFWSAVLDYPVHPDDQPDDDEVLIVATEGAGPSMLFLRVPEGKSTKNRLHLDVQPTDRTRDEEVERLVGLGAARIADHRRPDGTGWVVLADPAGNEFCVERSDAERGPS, from the coding sequence ATGACCGCACGTATCCGGCACATCGATGTCGATTGCGCTGAGCCGTACCAGCTCGCTGGCTTCTGGTCAGCGGTTCTCGACTACCCGGTGCATCCGGACGACCAGCCGGATGACGACGAGGTGTTGATCGTCGCCACCGAGGGCGCCGGGCCGTCGATGCTGTTCCTGCGGGTACCGGAGGGCAAGTCGACGAAGAACCGGCTTCACCTCGACGTGCAGCCGACCGACCGGACCCGGGACGAGGAGGTCGAGCGACTTGTCGGGCTGGGCGCCGCCCGGATCGCCGACCACCGCCGGCCGGACGGCACCGGCTGGGTGGTGCTCGCCGACCCGGCCGGCAACGAGTTCTGCGTCGAACGCAGCGACGCCGAACGCGGACCGAGCTGA
- a CDS encoding DUF2637 domain-containing protein, whose amino-acid sequence MPLAQLRRVRWAVRATLALGVAASVAANVLHAQDNPVSQAIAAWPPLALLLTVELISRVPVHRRSLAAARLAATAIIAGIAAWVSYWHMVGVAARYGETGASPYLLPLSVDGLIVVASICLVELGGHISTAEAAARSDAQAADRTPGPAGIGMAEAPAADPPAAAVERATPPAPRPAGNGRAPAKVGAATKVNGSSAVVEMAGFQPTATRSARPKPAARPRRPVAETAALAAAIQADRPEASEVDVARELGITPARLRAVRRQARDHELAA is encoded by the coding sequence GTGCCCCTCGCACAGCTACGCCGCGTCCGCTGGGCCGTCCGCGCCACCCTGGCGCTGGGCGTGGCCGCCTCGGTGGCGGCCAACGTTCTGCACGCCCAGGACAACCCGGTCAGCCAGGCGATCGCCGCCTGGCCGCCGCTGGCCCTGCTGCTCACGGTCGAGCTGATCTCCCGGGTACCGGTGCACCGCCGGAGCCTGGCCGCCGCCCGGTTGGCCGCGACCGCCATCATCGCCGGCATCGCCGCCTGGGTCTCCTACTGGCACATGGTCGGCGTCGCCGCCCGGTACGGCGAGACCGGCGCCTCCCCGTACCTGCTGCCGCTCTCGGTGGACGGCCTGATCGTGGTCGCGAGCATCTGCCTGGTCGAGCTGGGCGGACACATCTCCACCGCCGAGGCGGCCGCCCGCTCGGACGCGCAGGCGGCCGACCGCACGCCGGGTCCGGCGGGCATCGGGATGGCCGAGGCGCCGGCGGCCGACCCACCTGCGGCGGCGGTCGAGCGGGCTACCCCGCCGGCGCCCCGCCCGGCCGGGAACGGCCGGGCGCCCGCGAAGGTGGGCGCCGCCACGAAGGTGAACGGTTCGTCGGCGGTGGTGGAGATGGCCGGTTTCCAGCCGACCGCGACCCGGTCCGCCCGGCCGAAGCCGGCGGCCCGCCCCCGCCGGCCGGTCGCCGAGACGGCCGCGCTGGCCGCTGCCATCCAGGCGGACCGGCCGGAGGCCAGCGAGGTCGACGTCGCCCGTGAACTCGGTATCACCCCCGCCCGGCTGCGCGCCGTCCGCCGCCAGGCCCGCGACCACGAGTTGGCCGCCTGA
- a CDS encoding LLM class flavin-dependent oxidoreductase produces MTDYGHDLLFGTFVTPTNQPVGHAVEQAVVADRAGLDLVTFQDHPYVAKFHDTWTLIGYAAARTERIRLTANVTSLPLRLPAVLARSVATLDLLSGGRIELGLGAGAFWDGIAAMGGRRLSPGESIAALEEAITIIRGIWDADQRGGLTVEGEHYAVRGAKRGPAPAHQPAIWVGAYKPRILRMTGRAADGWLPSVQYLPGGVADLAELNRHIDEGARAAGRDPGSVRRLLNITGEFTAAGRGFLQGPPSQWVEQLAEVTLTYGTSAYLLASDDTATTELFAAEVAPAVRELVGRSRPGPG; encoded by the coding sequence ATGACCGACTACGGCCACGACCTGTTGTTCGGCACCTTCGTCACGCCCACCAACCAGCCGGTCGGCCACGCCGTCGAACAGGCCGTGGTGGCCGACCGCGCCGGGCTGGACCTGGTCACCTTCCAGGACCACCCGTACGTGGCGAAGTTCCACGACACCTGGACCCTGATCGGGTACGCCGCCGCGCGTACCGAACGGATCCGGCTGACCGCCAACGTGACGAGCCTGCCGCTGCGGCTCCCCGCGGTGCTCGCCCGCAGCGTCGCCACCCTCGACCTGCTCTCCGGTGGGCGGATCGAACTCGGGCTCGGCGCCGGGGCGTTCTGGGACGGCATCGCGGCGATGGGCGGGCGCCGGTTGTCCCCCGGCGAGTCGATCGCCGCCCTGGAGGAGGCGATCACCATCATCCGGGGCATCTGGGACGCCGACCAGCGCGGCGGGCTCACCGTCGAGGGCGAGCACTACGCCGTCCGGGGCGCCAAGCGCGGACCCGCGCCCGCCCATCAGCCCGCGATCTGGGTCGGCGCCTACAAGCCCCGGATCCTGCGGATGACCGGTCGCGCCGCCGACGGCTGGCTGCCGTCGGTCCAGTACCTGCCCGGCGGCGTCGCCGACCTGGCCGAGCTGAACCGGCACATCGACGAGGGCGCCCGGGCCGCCGGCCGCGACCCCGGCAGCGTACGGCGACTGCTCAACATCACCGGTGAGTTCACCGCCGCCGGGCGGGGCTTCCTGCAGGGTCCGCCGAGCCAGTGGGTGGAGCAGCTCGCCGAGGTCACCCTCACCTACGGCACCAGCGCCTACCTGCTCGCCTCCGACGACACCGCCACCACCGAGTTGTTCGCGGCCGAGGTGGCGCCCGCGGTCCGCGAACTCGTCGGCCGGTCCCGCCCCGGTCCGGGTTAG
- a CDS encoding LLM class flavin-dependent oxidoreductase, translating into MADTRQPAPGHPVLVGILLPPGDPAEAVELAVASERLGYDLVIVSDDAGTGDDGTGADSWATLAWIAARTERIGLVAAGLDVTLRPPAVLARAAASLDLLAGGRVTLALRPTAGAADAVAVLRGLWDTAARRAYHPGSHHRLAGAEPGPAPAHDLAVWFGGADPAGVEVAGKLADGWLGALDPAAPEELAGQLKLLDEAATRAGRDPRELRRAVTVSGVRAQPADLAAVVTEHAVGALILRLDGTAPRRQQLDEFPAGLPQAIRQALPAAPRPRPMRRADVRAKRRAGIDYDGLPASLADTAVEPGDLGYGRARATYLRGGAPGLVLRPRTVGEVVDAVAFARRHPHLPLGVRSGGHGVSGRSTNDGGLVIDLVALDRIEILDEASRLVRIGPGARWKQVATALAPYGWALSSGDYGGVGVGGLATAGGIGFLARKHGLTIDHLRAVELVLADGSLVRATERDNAELFWAVRGAGANFGIAVAFEFVVDEVADVGWAQLAFQVADPAAFLVDFGRAVTAAPRETTPFLLMGPTAGRGETVAQVMAMVASDDPAEVVAQLQPFAELAPLVQQQVVIVGYAAVMNMFPDTPHAGRGEPVARSGLAAALTPQLAAASADLLASGAVHFFQIRSLGGATTDVGHDAMAYSHRDAGFQLTALGGNDQRLDRQWAPLRPYLIGSYLSFETGTGPDRLAEAFPPATLARLRRLKIELDPGNLFRDNFNLTPDRAPTRRQP; encoded by the coding sequence ATGGCCGACACCCGGCAGCCGGCACCCGGTCACCCGGTGCTGGTGGGAATCCTGCTCCCACCCGGTGACCCGGCCGAGGCGGTGGAGCTGGCCGTGGCCAGCGAGCGGCTCGGCTACGACCTGGTGATCGTCTCCGACGACGCCGGGACGGGCGACGACGGGACGGGCGCGGACAGCTGGGCGACGCTGGCCTGGATCGCCGCCCGCACCGAGCGCATCGGGCTGGTCGCCGCCGGCCTGGACGTGACGCTGCGGCCGCCTGCCGTGCTGGCCCGGGCCGCGGCGAGCCTGGACCTGCTCGCCGGCGGCCGGGTCACCCTGGCGCTGCGGCCAACCGCCGGCGCCGCCGACGCGGTGGCGGTGCTCCGCGGCCTGTGGGACACCGCCGCGCGCAGGGCGTACCACCCGGGGTCGCACCACCGGCTGGCCGGCGCCGAACCCGGGCCGGCGCCCGCCCACGACCTCGCCGTCTGGTTCGGCGGCGCGGACCCGGCCGGCGTCGAGGTCGCCGGGAAGCTGGCCGACGGCTGGCTCGGCGCGCTGGACCCGGCCGCCCCCGAGGAGCTGGCCGGTCAGCTCAAGCTCCTCGACGAGGCCGCGACCCGGGCCGGCCGGGACCCGCGCGAGCTCCGCCGGGCGGTCACCGTCTCCGGGGTACGCGCCCAGCCCGCCGACCTGGCCGCCGTCGTGACTGAACACGCCGTCGGCGCCCTCATCCTGCGTCTGGACGGGACAGCCCCGCGCCGGCAGCAGCTCGACGAGTTCCCCGCCGGCCTGCCGCAGGCCATCCGGCAGGCCCTGCCGGCCGCACCCCGCCCGCGGCCGATGCGCCGCGCCGACGTCCGCGCCAAGCGCCGCGCCGGCATCGACTACGACGGGCTGCCGGCCTCGCTCGCCGACACCGCCGTGGAGCCCGGCGACCTCGGCTACGGCCGGGCCCGCGCCACCTACCTGCGCGGCGGCGCGCCGGGACTGGTGCTGCGCCCGCGCACGGTCGGCGAGGTGGTCGACGCGGTGGCGTTCGCCCGCCGGCACCCGCACCTGCCGCTCGGCGTGCGCAGCGGCGGACACGGCGTCAGCGGCCGGTCCACAAACGACGGCGGCCTCGTCATCGACCTGGTCGCCCTGGACCGGATCGAGATCCTCGACGAGGCGTCCCGGCTGGTCCGGATCGGGCCCGGGGCGCGCTGGAAGCAGGTCGCCACCGCGCTGGCCCCGTACGGCTGGGCGCTGAGCTCGGGCGACTACGGCGGCGTCGGGGTCGGTGGGCTGGCCACCGCCGGCGGGATCGGCTTCCTGGCCCGCAAGCACGGGCTGACCATCGACCACCTGCGCGCGGTCGAGTTGGTGCTGGCCGACGGGTCCCTGGTCCGCGCCACCGAGCGGGACAACGCCGAGCTGTTCTGGGCGGTCCGGGGCGCGGGCGCCAACTTCGGCATCGCGGTCGCCTTCGAGTTCGTCGTCGACGAGGTCGCCGACGTCGGCTGGGCGCAGCTGGCGTTCCAGGTGGCCGACCCGGCCGCGTTCCTGGTCGACTTCGGGCGGGCCGTCACCGCCGCGCCGCGCGAGACCACGCCGTTCCTGCTGATGGGTCCGACCGCCGGCCGGGGCGAGACGGTCGCCCAGGTGATGGCGATGGTCGCCTCGGACGACCCGGCGGAGGTGGTGGCGCAGCTCCAGCCCTTCGCCGAGCTCGCCCCGCTGGTGCAGCAACAGGTGGTCATCGTCGGCTACGCGGCGGTGATGAACATGTTCCCGGACACCCCGCACGCCGGGCGCGGCGAACCGGTGGCCCGCTCCGGGCTGGCCGCCGCCCTGACGCCGCAGCTCGCCGCGGCCAGCGCCGACCTGCTGGCCAGCGGAGCCGTGCACTTCTTCCAGATCCGCAGCCTGGGCGGCGCGACCACCGATGTGGGGCACGACGCGATGGCCTACAGCCACCGCGACGCCGGCTTCCAGCTCACCGCGTTGGGCGGCAACGACCAGCGGCTGGACCGGCAGTGGGCGCCGCTGCGGCCGTACCTGATCGGCAGTTATCTCAGCTTCGAGACCGGCACCGGGCCGGACCGGCTCGCCGAGGCGTTCCCGCCCGCGACCCTGGCCCGCCTCCGTAGGCTCAAGATCGAACTAGACCCCGGGAACCTGTTCCGGGACAACTTCAACCTCACCCCGGACCGCGCTCCCACCCGGAGGCAACCATGA
- a CDS encoding CehA/McbA family metallohydrolase — MATREPAPTRDEPRFPADRVTGRGRGWYRGDCHVHTVLSTGGELTADQLAVAARRAGLDFIVTTEHNTADGHAVWAEPAGDDLLVIAGQEVVTATGHWLALGVPRGAVVDWRHRAGDGGIDRQLDRVRSSGGLSVVAHPYAPYPSGRFEYPQQGFDAVEVWNGRWASDLPWNADNEAALAEWADGLAAAVRSGRWRPAIGNSDVHLADQIGEPHTVVLADELSADGVLAGLRAGRCWVAQMAGIELSVTAAAGGRRAGPGDRLTATRDEPVVFAVEVAGVPRGVVSLHTDRGEARRATLPRHGAGALRWSTTAGESLFVRVEVRHRNGEMAALANPVILG; from the coding sequence ATGGCGACCCGGGAGCCCGCACCGACCCGCGACGAACCGCGATTTCCGGCCGACCGGGTGACCGGTCGCGGGCGCGGCTGGTACCGGGGCGACTGCCACGTCCACACGGTGCTCTCCACCGGCGGGGAGTTGACGGCGGACCAACTCGCGGTCGCGGCCCGCCGGGCGGGTCTGGACTTCATCGTGACCACCGAACACAACACGGCGGACGGCCACGCCGTCTGGGCCGAACCGGCCGGTGACGATCTGCTGGTGATCGCCGGTCAGGAGGTGGTCACCGCGACCGGCCACTGGCTGGCGCTCGGCGTGCCCCGAGGCGCCGTCGTCGACTGGCGTCACCGGGCCGGCGACGGCGGCATCGACCGGCAGCTTGACCGGGTACGCAGCTCGGGCGGCCTGTCGGTGGTGGCCCACCCGTACGCGCCCTATCCGTCCGGCCGGTTCGAATATCCGCAGCAGGGATTCGACGCGGTGGAGGTGTGGAACGGCCGGTGGGCCTCCGACCTGCCGTGGAACGCCGACAACGAGGCGGCGCTGGCGGAGTGGGCGGACGGCCTGGCGGCTGCGGTCCGGAGCGGACGGTGGCGCCCGGCGATCGGCAACAGTGACGTGCACCTGGCGGACCAGATCGGTGAACCGCACACCGTGGTGCTCGCCGACGAGCTGAGCGCCGACGGGGTGTTGGCGGGTCTGCGCGCCGGCCGGTGCTGGGTCGCCCAGATGGCGGGCATCGAGCTGTCGGTGACGGCCGCGGCCGGCGGACGCCGGGCCGGACCGGGTGACCGGCTGACGGCCACCCGGGACGAGCCGGTCGTGTTCGCGGTGGAGGTGGCCGGCGTACCCCGTGGGGTGGTGAGCCTGCACACCGACCGGGGCGAGGCGCGCCGGGCGACCCTGCCCCGGCACGGCGCCGGCGCGCTCCGCTGGTCCACCACCGCCGGGGAGTCGCTGTTCGTCCGGGTCGAGGTACGCCACCGCAACGGCGAGATGGCGGCCCTGGCCAACCCGGTGATCCTGGGTTGA